The following are encoded together in the Roseobacter denitrificans OCh 114 genome:
- a CDS encoding heavy metal translocating P-type ATPase — MTATATNGPASCPGCLSAPAARAEVPLPDAQLALSLPTIHCQACISKVENSLTAHAGVRAARVNLTRKRVMIDAAPGVTAQELADLVMAAGFEAHELDLGALSQTQTDAASRDILMRLAVAGFAAMNVMLLSVAVWSGATDATRDMFHWISAAITLPALAFSAQPFFRNAWAALRAGRLNMDVPITLAIVLAVVTSLWETGLSGKHAYFDAALTLVFFLLAGRWLDSRARSAARSAAEELTALEVPRAFRIQNGETSEIAVSALRLGDHVLVRPGARAPVDGVVIDGTSEVDRSALTGEAMPVMRTVGDPMSTGEVNLTGPLTLEATAVGTDTSLHQLAALVAVAESGRSRYTSLADRAAKLYAPGVHILSALAFLGWLLWSGDMRVSLNIAAAVLIITCPCALGLAVPAVTTAASGRLFRKGLLIKNATALERLAEVDTVVFDKTGTVTLGMPRATNWHDLTQDQQSLAYALARGSSHPLAQAIVTAAQDDDTAEIALSNLTEQPGFGTQAHYADRPVRLGRPEWIGALVETDGLCTALDTGEGAPIILRFEDRPRPGAADLMAALKRQGMRVILLSGDRQAPVAQTAAHLGMPDFAAEMLPADKVAFVQRLTDEGQRVLMIGDGLNDTGALAAAHVSISPAQALDAARAASDIVLLGQDLMPVADAVATARLATKRIRENFQIATVYNIVAVPLAVAGLATPLIAALAMSTSSLTVSVNALRIRGRG, encoded by the coding sequence ATGACGGCAACGGCCACAAATGGCCCTGCGAGCTGCCCCGGTTGTCTTTCGGCACCTGCCGCGCGCGCTGAAGTGCCGTTGCCGGATGCGCAGCTGGCCCTGTCCTTGCCGACAATCCATTGCCAGGCTTGTATTTCAAAGGTTGAAAACAGCCTGACGGCCCATGCTGGTGTGCGTGCGGCGCGCGTCAACCTGACACGCAAACGCGTGATGATTGATGCCGCTCCGGGTGTGACGGCGCAGGAGCTTGCCGATCTGGTCATGGCCGCGGGTTTTGAAGCGCATGAGCTTGATCTGGGCGCGCTCTCGCAGACGCAGACCGATGCCGCCAGTCGTGATATCCTCATGCGCCTTGCGGTTGCCGGCTTTGCCGCCATGAATGTGATGTTGTTATCGGTCGCGGTCTGGTCGGGGGCCACGGATGCAACGCGGGACATGTTCCATTGGATATCTGCAGCGATCACCCTGCCGGCCCTTGCCTTTTCCGCCCAGCCGTTTTTCCGGAACGCATGGGCGGCGCTGCGGGCGGGGCGGCTCAATATGGATGTGCCGATCACATTGGCCATTGTGCTGGCGGTCGTAACATCCCTTTGGGAAACCGGGCTTTCCGGCAAGCACGCCTATTTTGACGCCGCGCTGACGCTGGTCTTCTTTTTGCTGGCGGGTCGCTGGTTGGACTCGCGTGCGCGCTCTGCCGCACGCTCTGCCGCCGAAGAACTGACCGCGCTCGAAGTGCCCCGGGCCTTCCGAATTCAAAACGGTGAAACCAGCGAAATTGCCGTGAGCGCGCTGCGTCTCGGGGATCATGTGCTGGTGCGCCCCGGTGCGCGCGCGCCCGTGGATGGCGTTGTGATTGACGGCACATCCGAGGTCGACCGCTCTGCCCTGACCGGTGAGGCAATGCCGGTCATGCGCACGGTCGGTGACCCGATGAGCACAGGCGAGGTGAACCTGACAGGGCCATTGACACTTGAGGCCACAGCGGTGGGCACGGACACATCCCTGCACCAACTCGCCGCCCTTGTCGCCGTCGCCGAAAGCGGGCGGTCCCGCTACACATCACTGGCGGATCGCGCCGCCAAGCTTTATGCGCCGGGGGTTCATATCCTGTCCGCCCTCGCATTTCTGGGCTGGCTCTTGTGGTCGGGCGACATGCGTGTGTCACTGAATATTGCGGCAGCGGTACTGATTATCACCTGCCCCTGCGCGCTCGGTCTTGCGGTGCCGGCAGTTACAACTGCGGCATCCGGGCGGCTGTTTCGAAAGGGTCTCCTGATCAAGAATGCCACCGCTCTCGAACGTCTGGCAGAGGTGGATACGGTCGTCTTTGACAAAACCGGCACGGTGACGCTGGGCATGCCGCGCGCCACGAATTGGCATGATCTGACGCAGGATCAACAATCGCTGGCCTATGCGCTGGCGCGGGGATCATCACACCCTCTGGCGCAGGCAATCGTGACCGCTGCGCAGGATGATGATACGGCTGAGATCGCGCTTTCAAATCTGACGGAGCAACCGGGATTTGGCACGCAAGCGCATTATGCGGACAGGCCTGTTCGTCTGGGACGTCCTGAGTGGATCGGGGCGCTGGTTGAAACCGATGGTTTGTGCACGGCATTGGATACCGGCGAGGGCGCGCCGATCATCCTGCGGTTCGAAGACCGTCCCCGCCCCGGTGCCGCTGATCTGATGGCTGCGCTGAAACGGCAGGGAATGCGGGTAATCTTGCTGTCTGGCGATCGTCAGGCACCTGTTGCCCAAACGGCGGCACATCTGGGAATGCCGGATTTTGCAGCCGAAATGCTGCCCGCTGACAAGGTTGCATTCGTCCAGCGCCTGACCGATGAGGGCCAACGGGTCTTGATGATCGGCGATGGTTTGAATGATACCGGCGCTTTGGCGGCGGCACATGTGTCAATCAGTCCGGCGCAGGCTCTGGATGCAGCACGCGCTGCCTCTGATATCGTGCTGCTCGGTCAGGATCTGATGCCCGTGGCCGATGCGGTTGCAACGGCGCGGCTGGCAACCAAGCGCATCCGGGAGAACTTTCAAATCGCAACGGTGTACAACATCGTCGCGGTGCCGCTTGCTGTCGCCGGTCTGGCCACGCCGCTGATCGCGGCCTTGGCGATGTCGACGTCGTCGCTAACGGTATCGGTCAATGCTCTGCGGATCAGGGGGCGCGGATGA
- the ccoG gene encoding cytochrome c oxidase accessory protein CcoG, with product MSDQTTPPSLYAAREPIFPRRVSGPFRNFKWIVLIVTLGIYYVVPWIRWDRGPDLPNQAVLLDLANRRFYFFWIDIWSHEFYFVAGLLIMAGLGLFLFTSALGRVWCGYACPQTVWTDLFILVERWIEGDRNARLRLHRQEKMDARKLRLRLTKWTVWLFIAVATGGAWVFYFADAPTLLVDLFTGQAAAVAYITVAILTATTFVFGGFAREQICIYACPWPRIQGAMMDEDTLTVAYRPWRGEPRKHSEEVKAGEPMGDCIDCMACVNVCPVGIDIRDGQQMECITCALCIDACDDVMAKIGKPRGLIDYLALSDEKLERAGNPPRPVWKHIFRPRTLIYTALWGGVGVALLVALFIRADIEVTVAPVRNPTFVTMSDGSIRNTYDIRLRNKNNEERLFRIAVQGDPAVRIQLEGTPYGSVSVGADASHLQRVYVIAPPNSAPAEGDHTDLRFWIEDLTNGDRAYKDSNFTGKGTNQ from the coding sequence TTGTCCGACCAGACAACACCACCCAGCCTATACGCCGCCCGCGAGCCGATTTTTCCGCGCCGGGTTTCGGGTCCGTTTCGCAATTTCAAATGGATCGTCCTGATCGTTACGCTGGGCATCTATTACGTCGTGCCGTGGATCAGGTGGGACCGGGGACCGGATTTGCCAAATCAGGCGGTCTTGCTGGATCTGGCAAACCGCCGGTTCTACTTTTTCTGGATCGATATCTGGAGCCATGAATTCTATTTCGTGGCCGGTCTGTTGATCATGGCGGGTCTTGGGTTGTTCCTGTTCACCTCGGCGCTGGGGCGTGTGTGGTGTGGCTATGCCTGCCCGCAGACCGTCTGGACCGACCTGTTCATTCTGGTGGAACGCTGGATCGAAGGGGACCGCAACGCGCGGCTGCGTCTGCATCGCCAGGAAAAGATGGATGCGCGCAAGCTGCGGCTCAGGCTGACGAAATGGACGGTCTGGCTGTTCATAGCTGTTGCGACCGGTGGGGCTTGGGTGTTCTACTTTGCCGATGCGCCGACGCTTCTTGTCGATCTGTTCACGGGGCAGGCGGCGGCTGTGGCCTATATCACGGTGGCGATCCTGACCGCGACAACCTTTGTTTTCGGTGGGTTCGCGCGCGAACAAATCTGCATTTACGCCTGCCCATGGCCGCGCATTCAGGGCGCGATGATGGATGAGGATACGTTGACCGTTGCCTATCGGCCATGGCGCGGGGAGCCGCGCAAGCACTCCGAAGAAGTCAAGGCGGGCGAGCCGATGGGTGACTGCATCGACTGCATGGCTTGCGTGAACGTCTGCCCTGTGGGGATCGACATTCGCGACGGGCAGCAGATGGAATGCATCACCTGCGCGCTTTGCATTGATGCCTGCGACGACGTCATGGCCAAGATCGGCAAGCCGCGCGGATTGATTGACTACCTTGCCCTGTCGGATGAGAAACTGGAGCGCGCGGGCAATCCGCCACGGCCGGTCTGGAAACACATTTTCCGCCCGCGGACCCTGATTTACACCGCGCTTTGGGGTGGTGTTGGTGTGGCTTTGCTTGTGGCGCTCTTTATCCGGGCGGACATCGAAGTCACCGTCGCACCGGTGCGCAACCCCACATTTGTCACCATGTCTGACGGATCCATCCGCAACACATATGACATCCGCCTGCGCAACAAGAACAACGAAGAGCGGCTGTTCCGAATTGCCGTGCAAGGTGATCCGGCTGTGCGCATCCAGCTGGAAGGCACGCCCTACGGGTCGGTTTCCGTCGGCGCGGATGCCTCACACCTTCAGCGGGTCTATGTCATCGCGCCGCCAAACTCGGCACCGGCAGAAGGCGATCACACCGATCTGCGGTTCTGGATCGAGGACCTCACCAATGGTGATCGCGCCTACAAAGACAGTAACTTCACAGGGAAGGGTACAAACCAATGA
- a CDS encoding universal stress protein → MAYKSIFTALTAFDETSPALAFSAATAEAQDAHLEVLCVGVDRTPNTYFEIGSNAVVMHAAIETAHESAEQIQAAVRAYLQNSMLRWDVLNSVAPIASLGRTVATQARFADLAIVGLPYGKPTQTDDCSILEGFLFEADCPTVVVPEGAAVAKPQSIVIGWNESTEALRAIKAAIPYLQKAKHIHIAIIDPPETGPERSDPGGALAVYLSRHGIKCDINVMTRAGLKVSERLSQYVTETGSDLLVMGGYGHSRFREAVLGGATRDMLEHSKVPVMMAH, encoded by the coding sequence ATGGCTTATAAATCCATCTTCACTGCGCTTACTGCCTTTGATGAAACCTCACCGGCGCTGGCATTTTCAGCCGCAACCGCCGAAGCACAGGACGCGCATCTTGAGGTGCTTTGTGTCGGGGTCGACCGCACACCGAACACCTATTTTGAAATCGGATCAAACGCGGTGGTGATGCATGCCGCGATCGAGACGGCGCATGAATCCGCGGAGCAAATTCAAGCCGCAGTGCGCGCATATCTGCAAAACTCCATGTTGCGCTGGGATGTTCTGAACAGCGTCGCGCCAATCGCCAGTCTGGGGCGGACAGTGGCCACGCAGGCCCGCTTTGCAGATCTTGCGATTGTAGGCCTGCCCTACGGCAAACCGACACAAACAGATGATTGCAGTATTCTCGAAGGCTTCCTGTTTGAGGCCGATTGCCCGACGGTGGTCGTCCCCGAAGGCGCAGCCGTGGCAAAACCCCAAAGCATCGTGATCGGGTGGAACGAAAGCACCGAAGCCCTGCGCGCCATCAAGGCGGCGATTCCCTACCTGCAAAAAGCCAAGCACATTCACATTGCCATCATCGACCCGCCCGAAACCGGGCCGGAGCGCTCTGATCCCGGTGGCGCGCTCGCCGTCTATTTGTCGCGCCATGGTATAAAGTGCGACATCAATGTGATGACGCGCGCAGGGTTGAAGGTCAGCGAGCGGCTTTCGCAATATGTGACGGAAACCGGGTCCGATCTGCTGGTTATGGGCGGATACGGTCACTCACGTTTCCGCGAAGCCGTTCTGGGTGGTGCCACCCGCGACATGCTGGAGCACAGCAAGGTGCCGGTCATGATGGCACACTAG
- the fnrL gene encoding transcriptional regulator FnrL has translation MQDVVVPNVKECVNCPIRHRAVCARCDTEELALLEDIKYYRSFSAGQTIMWSGDRMDFVASVVSGVASLTQTMEDGRTQMVGLLLPSDFVGRPGREIATYTVTATSDLVMCCFRRKPFEQMISSTPHVAHRLLEMTLDELDAAREWMLVLGRKTAREKIASLLAIIARRDAILSKNTESNSLVFDLPLTREAMSDYLGLTLETVSRQMSALKKDGVVVLEGKRRIVVPDMDRLMEEAGDDSDGGILS, from the coding sequence ATGCAAGACGTCGTTGTGCCTAACGTCAAGGAATGCGTGAATTGCCCGATCAGGCATCGCGCTGTTTGTGCACGCTGTGACACAGAAGAATTGGCGCTTCTTGAGGATATAAAATACTATCGCAGCTTCTCTGCGGGTCAAACGATCATGTGGTCGGGGGACCGCATGGATTTCGTCGCCTCCGTGGTCTCCGGTGTGGCCTCCCTGACCCAAACGATGGAAGACGGGCGCACACAGATGGTCGGTCTGCTGTTGCCATCGGACTTTGTCGGGCGCCCGGGTCGCGAAATTGCGACTTATACCGTGACTGCGACAAGCGACCTTGTCATGTGTTGTTTCAGACGCAAACCCTTTGAGCAGATGATCTCATCGACGCCCCATGTGGCGCATCGCCTGCTTGAGATGACCCTGGATGAACTGGATGCCGCGCGCGAGTGGATGCTTGTGCTGGGACGCAAGACAGCGCGCGAAAAAATCGCCAGCCTGCTTGCGATTATTGCCCGGCGCGATGCAATTCTGTCCAAGAATACGGAATCCAACAGCCTTGTCTTTGATCTGCCGCTGACCCGTGAGGCCATGTCTGATTATCTGGGCCTGACGCTGGAAACCGTCAGCCGACAGATGTCGGCGCTCAAAAAGGACGGTGTCGTCGTGCTTGAGGGCAAGCGGCGCATCGTGGTGCCCGATATGGACCGCCTCATGGAAGAGGCGGGGGATGACAGCGATGGCGGTATCCTGAGCTGA
- the ccoP gene encoding cytochrome-c oxidase, cbb3-type subunit III: protein MTKVPPKQEGDPNTTGHSWDGIEEFDNPMPRWWLWCFYLTIIWGVGYTIAYPAWPLVSSATSGLLGYSTRGEVAEEIAAVEVANEGINMRLASVELTEIANDAELNSYATSAGAAVYRTWCTQCHGSGAAGFVGYPNLLDDDWLWGGDIENIHATISHGIRNEDDDDARYSEMPAFGDILEPEEITSVVNYVMDLSGATPLDASQVSAGAEVYLDNCSACHGEEGLGDRDQGAPNLADAIWLYGGDYDTLMETVTYSRYGVMPPWTQRLSEAEIRAVSVYVHQLGGGE, encoded by the coding sequence ATGACCAAAGTCCCCCCGAAACAAGAAGGTGATCCCAACACCACCGGCCACAGCTGGGACGGGATCGAGGAATTCGACAACCCGATGCCGCGGTGGTGGCTCTGGTGCTTCTATCTGACCATCATCTGGGGTGTCGGCTATACGATTGCCTATCCCGCATGGCCACTGGTGTCGTCCGCAACGTCGGGCTTGCTCGGCTATTCCACACGCGGGGAAGTCGCCGAGGAAATCGCGGCGGTCGAAGTGGCAAACGAAGGCATCAACATGCGTCTGGCATCTGTCGAATTGACCGAGATCGCCAATGATGCGGAGCTGAACTCCTACGCCACATCTGCCGGGGCTGCGGTTTACCGTACGTGGTGCACGCAGTGTCACGGTTCCGGTGCCGCCGGTTTTGTGGGCTATCCCAACCTGCTGGATGACGACTGGCTTTGGGGCGGTGATATTGAGAACATTCACGCCACCATCTCGCACGGTATCCGCAATGAGGATGATGACGATGCACGCTATTCGGAAATGCCCGCCTTTGGCGACATTCTCGAACCAGAAGAAATCACATCCGTGGTCAACTATGTGATGGACCTGTCTGGCGCGACGCCGCTTGATGCATCCCAGGTCAGTGCCGGAGCAGAGGTTTATCTGGACAACTGCAGCGCCTGCCACGGCGAAGAAGGCCTTGGAGATCGCGATCAGGGTGCCCCGAACCTTGCGGATGCGATCTGGCTTTATGGCGGCGACTACGACACCCTGATGGAGACTGTGACCTACAGTCGCTATGGCGTCATGCCACCTTGGACACAGCGTCTTTCTGAGGCTGAAATCCGGGCAGTCTCCGTCTATGTGCACCAGCTGGGCGGCGGCGAGTAA
- the hemN gene encoding oxygen-independent coproporphyrinogen III oxidase, with amino-acid sequence MTLTSKLAKLGLFDARVPRYTSYPTAPQFSADTTDADARAWIAAIPPGSRISLYLHIPFCRRLCWFCACRTQGISNNGPVAAYLSTLKAELSMLAAILPPDISLSRVHWGGGTPTLFEAGMIEELAGAINDLAPMAPNGEFSVEVDPNEIDQSRVDALAAAGMTRASIGVQDFDVEIQTTIGRLQSFDVTRFAADMLRASGVHSLNTDILFGLPHQTTEKIAASVQKLLTLSPDRVALYGYAHVPWMARRQSLIPSDALPAPEERLKLFETARQLFEWDGYRQIGIDHFAVPHDTLAVAARTGKLRRNFQGYTDEPAEVLIGLGASAISRFPQGYAQNNPSTSGYTKSIREGAFSTSRGHCFSEDDRLRGRLIEAIMCDFEVDIDDMISRFPKREAHIRALLARAAAHFGDIVQLKKDRFQVLPDGHALARIIARHFDAYEMSSAGHVSAI; translated from the coding sequence ATGACACTGACATCCAAACTCGCCAAATTGGGTCTATTTGACGCAAGAGTTCCGCGTTACACCAGCTATCCGACGGCTCCGCAGTTTTCTGCCGACACCACGGACGCTGACGCGCGCGCCTGGATCGCTGCGATACCGCCGGGAAGCCGCATTTCATTGTATTTGCACATACCGTTTTGCCGACGGTTGTGTTGGTTTTGCGCCTGCCGCACTCAGGGCATATCAAATAATGGCCCAGTGGCGGCCTATCTGTCTACACTAAAAGCAGAATTAAGTATGTTGGCGGCCATTTTACCGCCCGACATCAGCCTCAGCCGTGTCCATTGGGGCGGCGGCACGCCCACCCTGTTTGAAGCGGGCATGATCGAAGAGCTGGCCGGGGCAATCAACGATCTGGCCCCCATGGCCCCAAATGGTGAGTTTTCGGTCGAAGTCGACCCCAATGAAATAGACCAGTCCCGGGTGGATGCGCTGGCAGCGGCCGGTATGACCCGCGCCTCGATTGGCGTGCAGGATTTCGATGTCGAGATACAGACAACCATCGGCCGGCTGCAGAGTTTCGACGTGACACGCTTTGCGGCGGATATGTTGCGGGCCTCGGGGGTGCATTCGCTGAACACGGATATCCTGTTTGGACTGCCACATCAGACGACGGAAAAAATTGCCGCCAGTGTGCAGAAGCTTCTTACGTTGTCGCCTGATCGTGTCGCGCTTTACGGCTACGCGCATGTGCCATGGATGGCGCGGCGCCAATCGCTGATTCCGTCCGATGCGCTGCCAGCACCCGAAGAGCGGCTGAAACTCTTTGAAACAGCCCGGCAACTGTTTGAATGGGACGGGTATCGCCAGATCGGGATTGATCACTTCGCCGTGCCACACGACACGCTGGCCGTGGCCGCGCGGACCGGCAAACTGCGCCGCAATTTTCAGGGGTATACGGATGAACCGGCTGAAGTGCTGATCGGTCTGGGCGCATCGGCAATTTCGCGCTTCCCGCAGGGCTATGCTCAAAACAACCCCTCGACATCCGGCTATACCAAATCCATTCGCGAAGGCGCGTTTTCCACATCGCGCGGGCATTGCTTTTCAGAGGATGACCGACTGCGCGGGCGTCTGATCGAAGCGATCATGTGCGATTTCGAAGTCGACATCGATGATATGATCTCCCGCTTTCCGAAGCGTGAAGCGCACATTCGGGCCCTGCTGGCGCGGGCCGCAGCCCATTTTGGCGATATCGTTCAACTTAAAAAAGACAGGTTCCAGGTTTTGCCCGATGGGCACGCGCTGGCACGGATCATAGCGCGCCATTTTGATGCCTATGAAATGTCCAGCGCGGGACATGTGTCGGCAATCTGA
- the ccoO gene encoding cytochrome-c oxidase, cbb3-type subunit II translates to MSILAKHKFIETNATLLLVLSFLVVTIGGLVQITPLFYLENTIEKVEGMRPYSPLELTGRDIYIREGCYVCHSQMIRPMRDEVERYGHYSLAAESMYDHPFQWGSKRTGPDLARVGGRYSDDWHIDHLRDPQSVVPESIMPKYGFLEETLIEPDYVAELMSTHRFVGVPYTDEMIAAANADFRAQADPDSDYDEMLERYPGAQVRNFDGAPGISEADALIAYLQMLGTLVDFSTFTPDASR, encoded by the coding sequence ATGTCGATCCTCGCAAAACACAAGTTCATTGAAACCAATGCAACACTGTTGCTGGTGCTGAGCTTCCTTGTGGTTACAATCGGGGGGCTGGTGCAGATCACCCCCCTGTTCTACCTCGAAAACACCATCGAAAAGGTTGAAGGCATGCGGCCCTATTCGCCGCTGGAACTGACGGGCCGTGACATCTACATCCGCGAAGGGTGCTATGTCTGCCACAGCCAGATGATCCGCCCGATGCGCGACGAAGTCGAGCGCTACGGGCATTATTCGCTGGCGGCGGAATCCATGTACGACCATCCGTTCCAATGGGGTTCCAAGCGGACCGGGCCGGATCTGGCGCGTGTTGGCGGTCGCTATTCGGATGACTGGCACATTGATCACCTGCGCGACCCACAGTCGGTTGTGCCTGAATCGATCATGCCGAAGTATGGCTTTCTCGAAGAGACGCTGATCGAGCCGGATTATGTGGCCGAACTGATGTCGACACATAGGTTCGTGGGCGTGCCTTATACCGATGAGATGATCGCGGCGGCAAATGCGGATTTCCGCGCGCAGGCCGATCCGGACAGCGACTATGACGAAATGCTGGAACGCTACCCGGGGGCGCAGGTGCGCAACTTTGACGGGGCGCCCGGTATCTCCGAGGCCGATGCGCTGATCGCCTATTTACAAATGCTGGGCACGCTGGTCGATTTCTCGACCTTCACCCCAGATGCAAGCCGCTAG
- a CDS encoding cbb3-type cytochrome c oxidase subunit 3 — protein sequence METYSFLREFADSWMLLLLFCIFVGIWFWVARPGSNKLHDEAKTMIFRNDERPAPQEEAQK from the coding sequence ATGGAAACCTATTCTTTCCTGCGTGAATTCGCCGATAGCTGGATGCTCTTGTTATTGTTTTGCATTTTCGTTGGCATCTGGTTCTGGGTCGCACGACCCGGGTCCAACAAGCTGCATGACGAAGCCAAAACGATGATCTTCCGAAATGATGAACGACCCGCCCCGCAAGAGGAGGCACAAAAATGA
- the ccoS gene encoding cbb3-type cytochrome oxidase assembly protein CcoS: MNVLAYLIPISLILGGLGLAGFLYTLRSRQYEDPEGDSRRILSDEWDDKPKSD; this comes from the coding sequence ATGAACGTCCTGGCATATCTGATCCCCATTTCCCTGATACTCGGAGGCCTTGGGCTGGCCGGGTTCTTATATACGTTGCGCAGCCGTCAATACGAAGACCCCGAAGGTGACAGCCGCCGCATTCTAAGTGATGAATGGGACGATAAGCCGAAAAGCGATTAG
- the ccoN gene encoding cytochrome-c oxidase, cbb3-type subunit I, producing MNTGTLNYLKLVALGLVTLFAMIAASYARDLAYQLHMIIFMLVAGGLFLVTLRRTDEPVTPIAKDEYFDSVVRAGVIATAFWGVVGFLVGVVIAFQLAFPSLNFEWAEGYANFGRLRPLHTSAVIFAFGGNALIASSFFIVQRTSAARLWGGNLGWFVFWGYQLFIVLAATGYLLGGTQSKEYAEPEWYVDIWLTVVWLAFLACFLGTIIRRKEPHIYVANWFLLAFIVTVAMLHVVNNISIPVSIWGSKSVQVFSGVQDAMVQWWYGHNAVGFFLTAGFLGMMYYFVPKQAERPVFSYKLSIIHFWALIFLYIWAGPHHLHYTALPDWAATLGMVFSIILWMPSWGGMINGLMTLQGAWDKLRTDPVLRMMVTSLAFYGMSTFEGPMMSIRAVNSLSHYTDWTIGHVHSGALGWNGLITFGALYYLVPVLWKRERLYSLSLVSWHFWLATIGIVLYAASMWVTGIMEGLMWREVDANGFLVNSFADTVSAKFPMYVVRGLGGVLFLGGALIMCYNLWMTVKAAPAKAPLGTAVPAE from the coding sequence ATGAATACCGGAACACTGAATTACCTAAAGTTGGTGGCGCTGGGGCTCGTTACACTGTTTGCGATGATCGCAGCCAGCTATGCGCGCGATCTGGCCTACCAGCTTCATATGATTATCTTTATGCTTGTGGCAGGCGGCCTGTTTCTGGTCACGCTGCGCAGGACGGATGAACCTGTCACGCCCATCGCCAAAGATGAGTATTTCGACAGCGTTGTCCGTGCAGGCGTGATTGCAACGGCCTTTTGGGGTGTTGTGGGCTTCTTGGTGGGCGTCGTGATTGCCTTCCAACTGGCCTTTCCAAGCCTCAATTTCGAATGGGCCGAGGGATATGCCAACTTCGGACGGCTGCGGCCCTTGCACACCTCTGCGGTGATTTTCGCCTTTGGGGGTAACGCATTGATCGCCAGTTCGTTCTTCATCGTGCAGCGGACGTCGGCGGCGCGGCTTTGGGGCGGTAATCTGGGGTGGTTCGTCTTTTGGGGCTATCAGTTGTTCATCGTTCTTGCCGCGACCGGGTATCTGCTGGGCGGCACACAATCCAAGGAATATGCGGAACCAGAATGGTATGTTGATATCTGGCTGACAGTCGTCTGGCTTGCCTTCCTGGCCTGTTTCCTCGGCACGATCATCCGCCGCAAAGAGCCACATATCTACGTGGCAAACTGGTTCCTGCTGGCCTTTATCGTGACCGTTGCGATGCTGCATGTGGTCAACAACATCTCGATCCCCGTGTCGATCTGGGGCTCCAAGTCCGTGCAGGTCTTTTCGGGCGTTCAGGATGCGATGGTGCAGTGGTGGTACGGCCACAACGCGGTTGGCTTCTTTCTGACCGCCGGGTTCCTCGGCATGATGTACTACTTCGTGCCCAAACAGGCTGAACGGCCTGTGTTCAGCTACAAGCTGTCGATCATCCACTTCTGGGCGCTGATCTTCCTGTATATCTGGGCGGGTCCACACCACTTGCATTATACCGCTTTGCCTGATTGGGCGGCGACACTGGGCATGGTCTTTTCGATCATCCTGTGGATGCCAAGCTGGGGTGGCATGATCAATGGTCTGATGACGCTGCAAGGCGCCTGGGACAAGCTGCGCACCGATCCGGTTCTGCGGATGATGGTGACGTCGCTGGCCTTTTACGGCATGTCCACCTTCGAGGGTCCGATGATGTCGATCCGCGCGGTGAACTCGCTGTCGCATTACACCGACTGGACCATTGGGCACGTGCACTCCGGTGCGCTTGGCTGGAACGGGCTGATCACTTTCGGCGCGCTTTACTACCTCGTGCCGGTGCTGTGGAAGCGCGAGCGTCTTTATTCGCTGTCACTGGTCAGCTGGCACTTCTGGCTCGCCACCATCGGCATTGTGCTCTACGCGGCGTCCATGTGGGTGACCGGAATCATGGAAGGCCTGATGTGGCGTGAAGTGGATGCCAACGGCTTCCTCGTGAACTCTTTCGCCGACACCGTCAGCGCCAAGTTCCCGATGTATGTGGTCCGTGGTCTGGGTGGGGTTCTGTTCCTCGGCGGCGCACTGATCATGTGTTACAACCTTTGGATGACTGTGAAGGCTGCGCCCGCCAAGGCGCCGCTCGGCACAGCTGTCCCTGCTGAATAA
- a CDS encoding FixH family protein yields the protein MTKELTGRHVAFILCSAFFVIITVNLTLAFNAVSTFPGLEVKNSYVASQSFDKDREVQQSLGWSVRADARGGQVLLSVTDAAGQPVEVATLDATLGRATHVKDDSTPDFKFDGKRYVAPADLAPGNWNIRMSATSADGRVFRQRVILHVPKARS from the coding sequence ATGACCAAGGAATTGACCGGACGCCACGTCGCGTTCATCTTATGCAGTGCATTTTTCGTGATCATCACTGTCAACCTGACCCTGGCGTTCAACGCCGTGAGCACGTTCCCCGGCCTTGAGGTCAAGAACTCTTACGTGGCCAGCCAAAGCTTTGACAAAGACCGCGAAGTCCAGCAGTCGCTTGGCTGGTCTGTGCGTGCCGATGCGCGGGGGGGGCAGGTCTTGTTGTCCGTCACGGATGCAGCCGGCCAGCCCGTAGAGGTCGCGACACTGGACGCAACCCTTGGGCGCGCCACGCATGTCAAAGACGATTCCACGCCGGATTTCAAATTCGACGGCAAACGCTACGTGGCACCGGCCGATCTGGCGCCGGGAAACTGGAACATCCGCATGTCGGCCACATCCGCTGACGGCCGGGTATTTCGCCAGCGCGTGATCCTGCATGTTCCAAAGGCGCGTTCATGA